The Triticum aestivum cultivar Chinese Spring chromosome 7B, IWGSC CS RefSeq v2.1, whole genome shotgun sequence genome window below encodes:
- the LOC123155934 gene encoding LRR receptor kinase BAK1 isoform X2, with product MGAPPWAIWALLLLHQAARVLANTEGDALHSLRTNLNDPNNVLQSWDPTLVNPCTWFHVTCNNDNSVIRVDLGNAALFGTLVPQLGQLKNLQYLELYSNNISGTIPSELGNLTNLISLDLYLNNFTGPIPDSLGNLLKLRFLDLSNNKLSGEVPSTGSFSLFTPISFGNNPALCGPGTSKPCPGAPPFSPPPPYNPPTPEQSPGSSSSSTGAIAGGVAAGAALLFAIPAIGFAYWSRRKPREHFFDVPAEEDPEVHLGQLKRFSLRELQVATDTFSNKNILGRGGFGKVYKGRLTDGTLVAVKRLKEERTPGGELQFQTEVEMISMAVHRNLLRLRGFCMTPTERLLVYPYMTNGSVASRLRERGPAEPPLDWQTRRRIALGSARGLSYLHDHCDPKIIHRDVKAANILLDEDFEAVVGDFGLAKLMDYKDTHVTTAVRGTIGHIAPEYLSTGKSSEKTDVFGYGITLLELITGQRAFDLARLANDDDVMLLDWVKGLLKERRLEMLVDPDLQTNYIDVEVESLIQVALLCTQGSPTERPKMSEVVRMLEGDGLAERWDEWQKVEVSRQEVELGPHRNSEWIVDSTDNLHAVELSGPR from the exons ATGGGGGCGCCGCCGTGGGCGATCTGGGCGCTGCTGCTGCTTCACCAGGCCGCGCGCGTGCTTGCAAACACGGAAG GTGATGCATTGCATAGCCTAAGAACGAACTTAAATGATCCCAATAATGTGCTACAAAGTTGGGATCCAACTCTGGTCAATCCGTGCACTTGGTTTCATGTTACTTGCAACAATGACAACAGCGTTATCAGAGT CGATCTTGGAAATGCTGCATTATTTGGTACTTTGGTGCCACAGCTTGGTCAGCTAAAAAACTTGCAATACCT GGAGCTTTACAGTAATAACATCAGTGGAACAATACCTAGCGAACTTGGAAACCTCACAAACTTGATCAGTTTGGATTTGTACTTAAACAACTTCACTGGTCCAATACCCGATTCATTGGGGAACCTATTGAAGCTACGATTCCT GGATTTGTCAAATAATAAGCTGTCAGGAGAAGTTCCATCAACCGGTTCATTTTCGTTATTCACCCCTATCAG TTTTGGCAACAACCCTGCCTTATGCGGTCCTGGGACTTCTAAACCTTGCCCCGGCGCTCCTCCCTTCTCCCCACCTCCTCCATATAACCCTCCAACCCCTGAGCAATCACCAG GAAGTAGTTCCTCCAGTACTGGAGCAAttgctggtggagtggctgctggtgCTGCCTTGCTATTTGCTATTCCTGCAATTGGTTTTGCATACTGGAGCCGCAGGAAACCGCGAGAGCACTTCTTTGATGTACCGG CTGAGGAGGATCCAGAGGTCCATCTTGGTCAGCTTAAAAGATTTTCACTAAGAGAATTACAAGTTGCTACGGATACCTTCAGCAATAAGAACATTCTTGGAAGAGGTGGATTTGGCAAGGTCTACAAAGGGAGACTAACAGATGGTACGCTAGTAGCTGTCAAGAGACTGAAGGAGGAGAGGACACCTGGTGGGGAGCTACAATTTCAAACAGAAGTTGAGATGATTAGTATGGCTGTACACAGAAACTTATTGCGTCTTCGTGGATTCTGTATGACACCAACAGAAAGGTTGCTTGTGTATCCATACATGACTAATGGAAGTGTTGCATCACGTCTAAGAG AACGAGGGCCAGCTGAACCGCCACTGGATTGGCAAACGAGAAGAAGAATTGCATTGGGTTCTGCCAGGGGCCTCTCCTATTTACATGATCACTGTGATCCAAAGATCATCCATCGTGACGTGAAAGCTGCAAATATTTTATtagatgaagactttgaagctgTAGTGGGGGATTTTGGTTTGGCCAAACTAATGGATTACAAGGATACCCATGTAACAACTGCTGTGCGTGGAACAATTGGGCATATTGCACCAGAATATCTTTCAACAGGAAAATCCTCAGAGAAAACTGATGTATTCGGTTATGGAATTACACTTTTAGAGCTTATTACAGGACAGCGTGCCTTTGATCTTGCTCGCCTTGCCAATGACGACGATGTCATGCTACTTGACTGG GTGAAAGGATTGCTCAAGGAGAGAAGGCTGGAGATGTTGGTGGATCCAGACCTACAGACCAACTACATCGATGTTGAGGTGGAATCGCTGATCCAGGTTGCGCTCCTTTGCACACAGGGCTCCCCCACGGAGCGCCCGAAGATGTCGGAAGTGGTAAGGATGCTCGAAGGTGATGGTCTTGCGGAGAGATGGGATGAGTGGCAAAAGGTTGAAGTCTCACGGCAGGAGGTAGAGCTGGGTCCTCATCGAAACTCTGAGTGGATCGTCGATTCCACTGACAACCTCCATGCAGTTGAGCTATCAGGGCCAAGGTGA
- the LOC123155934 gene encoding LRR receptor kinase BAK1 isoform X1, whose product MGAPPWAIWALLLLHQAARVLANTEGDALHSLRTNLNDPNNVLQSWDPTLVNPCTWFHVTCNNDNSVIRVDLGNAALFGTLVPQLGQLKNLQYLELYSNNISGTIPSELGNLTNLISLDLYLNNFTGPIPDSLGNLLKLRFLRLNNNSLSGTIPKFLTAITALQVLDLSNNKLSGEVPSTGSFSLFTPISFGNNPALCGPGTSKPCPGAPPFSPPPPYNPPTPEQSPGSSSSSTGAIAGGVAAGAALLFAIPAIGFAYWSRRKPREHFFDVPAEEDPEVHLGQLKRFSLRELQVATDTFSNKNILGRGGFGKVYKGRLTDGTLVAVKRLKEERTPGGELQFQTEVEMISMAVHRNLLRLRGFCMTPTERLLVYPYMTNGSVASRLRERGPAEPPLDWQTRRRIALGSARGLSYLHDHCDPKIIHRDVKAANILLDEDFEAVVGDFGLAKLMDYKDTHVTTAVRGTIGHIAPEYLSTGKSSEKTDVFGYGITLLELITGQRAFDLARLANDDDVMLLDWVKGLLKERRLEMLVDPDLQTNYIDVEVESLIQVALLCTQGSPTERPKMSEVVRMLEGDGLAERWDEWQKVEVSRQEVELGPHRNSEWIVDSTDNLHAVELSGPR is encoded by the exons ATGGGGGCGCCGCCGTGGGCGATCTGGGCGCTGCTGCTGCTTCACCAGGCCGCGCGCGTGCTTGCAAACACGGAAG GTGATGCATTGCATAGCCTAAGAACGAACTTAAATGATCCCAATAATGTGCTACAAAGTTGGGATCCAACTCTGGTCAATCCGTGCACTTGGTTTCATGTTACTTGCAACAATGACAACAGCGTTATCAGAGT CGATCTTGGAAATGCTGCATTATTTGGTACTTTGGTGCCACAGCTTGGTCAGCTAAAAAACTTGCAATACCT GGAGCTTTACAGTAATAACATCAGTGGAACAATACCTAGCGAACTTGGAAACCTCACAAACTTGATCAGTTTGGATTTGTACTTAAACAACTTCACTGGTCCAATACCCGATTCATTGGGGAACCTATTGAAGCTACGATTCCT GCGTCTTAACAACAACAGTCTTTCGGGCACAATTCCTAAATTTTTAACTGCTATTACTGCTCTCCAAGTTCT GGATTTGTCAAATAATAAGCTGTCAGGAGAAGTTCCATCAACCGGTTCATTTTCGTTATTCACCCCTATCAG TTTTGGCAACAACCCTGCCTTATGCGGTCCTGGGACTTCTAAACCTTGCCCCGGCGCTCCTCCCTTCTCCCCACCTCCTCCATATAACCCTCCAACCCCTGAGCAATCACCAG GAAGTAGTTCCTCCAGTACTGGAGCAAttgctggtggagtggctgctggtgCTGCCTTGCTATTTGCTATTCCTGCAATTGGTTTTGCATACTGGAGCCGCAGGAAACCGCGAGAGCACTTCTTTGATGTACCGG CTGAGGAGGATCCAGAGGTCCATCTTGGTCAGCTTAAAAGATTTTCACTAAGAGAATTACAAGTTGCTACGGATACCTTCAGCAATAAGAACATTCTTGGAAGAGGTGGATTTGGCAAGGTCTACAAAGGGAGACTAACAGATGGTACGCTAGTAGCTGTCAAGAGACTGAAGGAGGAGAGGACACCTGGTGGGGAGCTACAATTTCAAACAGAAGTTGAGATGATTAGTATGGCTGTACACAGAAACTTATTGCGTCTTCGTGGATTCTGTATGACACCAACAGAAAGGTTGCTTGTGTATCCATACATGACTAATGGAAGTGTTGCATCACGTCTAAGAG AACGAGGGCCAGCTGAACCGCCACTGGATTGGCAAACGAGAAGAAGAATTGCATTGGGTTCTGCCAGGGGCCTCTCCTATTTACATGATCACTGTGATCCAAAGATCATCCATCGTGACGTGAAAGCTGCAAATATTTTATtagatgaagactttgaagctgTAGTGGGGGATTTTGGTTTGGCCAAACTAATGGATTACAAGGATACCCATGTAACAACTGCTGTGCGTGGAACAATTGGGCATATTGCACCAGAATATCTTTCAACAGGAAAATCCTCAGAGAAAACTGATGTATTCGGTTATGGAATTACACTTTTAGAGCTTATTACAGGACAGCGTGCCTTTGATCTTGCTCGCCTTGCCAATGACGACGATGTCATGCTACTTGACTGG GTGAAAGGATTGCTCAAGGAGAGAAGGCTGGAGATGTTGGTGGATCCAGACCTACAGACCAACTACATCGATGTTGAGGTGGAATCGCTGATCCAGGTTGCGCTCCTTTGCACACAGGGCTCCCCCACGGAGCGCCCGAAGATGTCGGAAGTGGTAAGGATGCTCGAAGGTGATGGTCTTGCGGAGAGATGGGATGAGTGGCAAAAGGTTGAAGTCTCACGGCAGGAGGTAGAGCTGGGTCCTCATCGAAACTCTGAGTGGATCGTCGATTCCACTGACAACCTCCATGCAGTTGAGCTATCAGGGCCAAGGTGA
- the LOC123155934 gene encoding LRR receptor kinase BAK1 isoform X3: MGAPPWAIWALLLLHQAARVLANTEGDALHSLRTNLNDPNNVLQSWDPTLVNPCTWFHVTCNNDNSVIRVDLGNAALFGTLVPQLGQLKNLQYLELYSNNISGTIPSELGNLTNLISLDLYLNNFTGPIPDSLGNLLKLRFLRLNNNSLSGTIPKFLTAITALQVLDLSNNKLSGEVPSTGSFSLFTPISFGNNPALCGPGTSKPCPGAPPFSPPPPYNPPTPEQSPGSSSSSTGAIAGGVAAGAALLFAIPAIGFAYWSRRKPREHFFDVPAEEDPEVHLGQLKRFSLRELQVATDTFSNKNILGRGGFGKVYKGRLTDGTLVAVKRLKEERTPGGELQFQTEVEMISMAVHRNLLRLRGFCMTPTERLLVYPYMTNGSVASRLRGERIAQGEKAGDVGGSRPTDQLHRC, translated from the exons ATGGGGGCGCCGCCGTGGGCGATCTGGGCGCTGCTGCTGCTTCACCAGGCCGCGCGCGTGCTTGCAAACACGGAAG GTGATGCATTGCATAGCCTAAGAACGAACTTAAATGATCCCAATAATGTGCTACAAAGTTGGGATCCAACTCTGGTCAATCCGTGCACTTGGTTTCATGTTACTTGCAACAATGACAACAGCGTTATCAGAGT CGATCTTGGAAATGCTGCATTATTTGGTACTTTGGTGCCACAGCTTGGTCAGCTAAAAAACTTGCAATACCT GGAGCTTTACAGTAATAACATCAGTGGAACAATACCTAGCGAACTTGGAAACCTCACAAACTTGATCAGTTTGGATTTGTACTTAAACAACTTCACTGGTCCAATACCCGATTCATTGGGGAACCTATTGAAGCTACGATTCCT GCGTCTTAACAACAACAGTCTTTCGGGCACAATTCCTAAATTTTTAACTGCTATTACTGCTCTCCAAGTTCT GGATTTGTCAAATAATAAGCTGTCAGGAGAAGTTCCATCAACCGGTTCATTTTCGTTATTCACCCCTATCAG TTTTGGCAACAACCCTGCCTTATGCGGTCCTGGGACTTCTAAACCTTGCCCCGGCGCTCCTCCCTTCTCCCCACCTCCTCCATATAACCCTCCAACCCCTGAGCAATCACCAG GAAGTAGTTCCTCCAGTACTGGAGCAAttgctggtggagtggctgctggtgCTGCCTTGCTATTTGCTATTCCTGCAATTGGTTTTGCATACTGGAGCCGCAGGAAACCGCGAGAGCACTTCTTTGATGTACCGG CTGAGGAGGATCCAGAGGTCCATCTTGGTCAGCTTAAAAGATTTTCACTAAGAGAATTACAAGTTGCTACGGATACCTTCAGCAATAAGAACATTCTTGGAAGAGGTGGATTTGGCAAGGTCTACAAAGGGAGACTAACAGATGGTACGCTAGTAGCTGTCAAGAGACTGAAGGAGGAGAGGACACCTGGTGGGGAGCTACAATTTCAAACAGAAGTTGAGATGATTAGTATGGCTGTACACAGAAACTTATTGCGTCTTCGTGGATTCTGTATGACACCAACAGAAAGGTTGCTTGTGTATCCATACATGACTAATGGAAGTGTTGCATCACGTCTAAGAG GTGAAAGGATTGCTCAAGGAGAGAAGGCTGGAGATGTTGGTGGATCCAGACCTACAGACCAACTACATCGATGTTGA